The Pongo abelii isolate AG06213 chromosome 11, NHGRI_mPonAbe1-v2.0_pri, whole genome shotgun sequence genome includes a window with the following:
- the LOC100441989 gene encoding steroid hormone receptor ERR1-like, with translation MSSQVVGIEPLYIKAEPASPDSPKGSSETETEPPVALAPGPAPTRCLPGHKEEEDGEGAGPGEQGGGKLVLSSLPKRLCLVCGDVASGYHYGVASCEACKAFFKRTIQGSIEYSCLASNECEITKRRRKACQACRFTKCLRVGMLKEGMRLDRVRGGRQKYKRQPEVDPLPFPGPFPAGPLAVAGGPRKTAPVNALVSHLLVVEPEKLYAMPDPAGPDGHLPAVATLCDLFDREIVVTISWAKSIPGFSSLSLSDQMSVLQSMWMEVLVLGVAQRSLPLQDELAFAEDLVLDEEGARAAGLGELGAALLQLVQRLQALRLEREEYVLLKALALANSDSVHIEDAEAVEQLREALHEALLEYEAGRAGPGGGAERWRAGRLLLTLPLLRQTAGKVLPRFYGVKLEGKVPMHKLFLEMLEAMMD, from the coding sequence ATGTCCAGCCAGGTGGTGGGCATTGAGCCTCTCTACATCAAGGCAGAGCCGGCCAGCCCCGACAGTCCAAAGGGTTCCTCTGAGACGGAAACCGAGCCTCCTGTGGCCCTGGCCCCTGGTCCAGCTCCCACTCGCTGCCTCCCAGGCCACAAGGaagaggaggatggggagggggctgggcctGGCGAGCAGGGCGGTGGGAAGCTGGTGCTCAGCTCCCTGCCcaagcgcctctgcctggtctgTGGGGACGTGGCCTCCGGCTACCACTACGGTGTGGCATCCTGTGAGGCCTGCAAAGCCTTCTTCAAGAGGACCATCCAGGGGAGCATCGAGTACAGCTGTCTGGCCTCCAATGAGTGTGAGATCACCAAGCGGAGACGCAAGGCCTGCCAGGCCTGCCGCTTCACCAAGTGCCTGCGGGTGGGCATGCTCAAGGAGGGAATGCGCCTGGACCGCGTCCGGGGTGGGCGGCAGAAGTACAAGCGGCAGCCGGAGGTGGACCCACTGCCCTTCCCGGGCCCCTTCCCTGCTGGGCCCCTGGCAGTCGCTGGAGGTCCCCGGAAGACAGCCCCAGTGAATGCACTGGTGTCTCATCTGCTGGTGGTTGAGCCTGAGAAGCTCTATGCCATGCCTGACCCTGCAGGCCCTGATGGGCACCTCCCAGCCGTGGCTACCCTCTGTGACCTCTTTGACCGAGAGATCGTGGTCACCATCAGCTGGGCCAAGAGCATCCCAGGCTTCTCATCACTGTCGCTGTCTGACCAGATGTCAGTACTGCAGAGCATGTGGATGGAGGTGCTGGTGCTGGGTGTGGCCCAGCGCTCATTGCCACTGCAGGATGAGCTGGCCTTCGCTGAGGATTTAGTCCTGGATGAAGAGGGGGCACGGGCAGCTGGCCTGGGGGAACTGGGGGCTGCCCTGCTGCAACTAGTGCAGCGGCTGCAGGCCCTGCGGCTGGAGCGAGAGGAGTATGTTCTACTGAAGGCCCTGGCCCTTGCCAATTCAGACTCTGTGCACATCGAAGATGCCGAGGCTGTGGAGCAGCTGCGAGAAGCTCTGCACGAGGCCCTGCTGGAGTACGAAGCCGGCCGGGCTGGCCCCGGAGGGGGTGCTGAGCGGTGGCGGGCGGGCAGGCTGCTGCTCACGCTACCGCTCCTCCGCCAGACAGCGGGCAAAGTGCTGCCCCGTTTCTATGGGGTGAAGCTGGAGGGCAAGGTGCCCATGCACAAGCTGTTCTTGGAGATGCTCGAGGCCATGATGGACTGA